In Oncorhynchus tshawytscha isolate Ot180627B linkage group LG06, Otsh_v2.0, whole genome shotgun sequence, the following are encoded in one genomic region:
- the LOC112245324 gene encoding metabotropic glutamate receptor 3-like, producing MLSRISTVLLAVLCRCVLVSLGVDPPHPRREIRIEGDLVLGGLFPVHEKGGGIEECGRVNEDRGIQRLEAMLFAIDRINSDPTLLPGVSLGVHILDTCSRDTYALEQALEFVRASLTKVDDTEFICPDGSYALQEDIPLAIAGVIGGSYSSVSIQVANLLRLFQIPQISYASTSAKLSDKTRYDYFARTVPPDFYQAKAMAEILRLFNWTYVSTVASEGDYGETGIEAFEQEARMRNICIATSEKVGRSNAKKSYEAVIRQLLQKPNARVAVLFLRSDDARELLSAAARLNTTFIWVASDGWGAQESIVKGNEATANGAITLELAANPVPAFNRYFLSLDPINNHRNPWYREFWEQKFQCSLGGGGGGVGAGAGAVGSGGTVSLSLPPCEKGVLVDDSNFEPESKIMFVVNAVYAVAHALDKMQRTLCSNTSKLCDSMKALDGRKLYRDYLLNISFTAPFSPPGIETVVKFDAYGDGMGRYNIFSYQHNADRYGYVPIGEWAETLSLSSDLIRWPREMVPPSQCSDPCARNEMKKMQAGEYCCWICTACEAHEYLADEFTCSPCAPGQWPSEDLTSCYDLPEDYIMWEDAWAIGPISIAVVGFLCTSLVFWVFVRHNSTPLVKASGRELCYILLLGVFMSYSLTFLFLAKPSPAICAMRRLGLSTSFAVCYSALLTKTNRIARIFSGVKDGGGTTKPRFISPTSQVFICLSLISVQLVMVSVWLLLEVPGTRRFTLPERRQTVILKCNVRDSSMLLSLGYDVLLVILCTVYAFKTRKCPENFNEAKFIGFTMYTTCIIWLAFLPIFYVTSSDYRVQTTTMCISVSLSGFVVLGCMFAPKVHIIMFQPQKNVTSLRLNINRFSVSGPATTYASHASVSAQYVPTVCNGREIVDSTTSSL from the exons atgtTATCCCGCATCTCTACAGTCCTCCTAGCTGTGTTGTGTCGGTGTGTGCTAGTGTCTCTGGGGGTGGACCCCCCTCACCCCCGTCGAGAGATCCGGATCGAGGGAGACCTGGTCTTGGGGGGGCTGTTCCCAGTCCATGAAaaggggggagggatagaggagtgtgGGAGGGTGAATGAGGACAGAGGGATCCAGAGGTTGGAGGCCATGCTGTTTGCTATTGACAGGATCAACTCTGATCCTACTCTACTGCCTGGAGTCAGTCTGGGAGTTCACATACTGGACACCTGTTCTAGAGATACATACGCACTGGAACAG GCGCTGGAGTTTGTGCGTGCATCTCTGACCAAGGTGGACGATACAGAGTTTATCTGTCCTGATGGATCCTACGCTCTACAGGAAGACATTCCCCTGGCCATTGCTGGAGTTATAGGAGGATCCTATAGCAGTGTGtctatacag gtgGCCAACCTGCTGCGCCTCTTTCAGATCCCTCAGATCAGCTATGCCTCCACTAGCGCCAAGCTCAGCGACAAGACACGCTATGACTACTTTGCCCGCACGGTGCCCCCTGACTTCTACCAGGCCAAAGCCATGGCAGAGATCCTGCGGCTGTTCAACTGGACCTACGTGTCTACGGTGGCATCAGAGGGAGACTACGGAGAGACGGGCATTGAGGCCTTTGAACAGGAAGCCCGTATGAGGAACATCTGCATCGCTACCTCTGAGAAG GTGGGCCGCTCTAACGCTAAGAAGTCCTATGAGGCAGTGATCAGGCAGCTCCTCCAGAAGCCCAACGCCCGCGTGGCTGTCCTCTTCCTGCGCAGCGATGACGCTCGGGAACTCCTCTCTGCCGCCGCACGACTCAACACCACCTTCATCTGGGTGGCCAGTGACGGCTGGGGGGCACAGGAGAgcattgtcaagggcaatgaggCCACAGCCAACGGGGCCATCACCCTGGAGCTGGCGGCCAATCCCGTGCCGGCATTCAACCGCTACTTCCTGTCTCTGGATCCAATCAACAACCACCGCAACCCCTGGTACCGAGAATTCTGGGAGCAGAAGTTCCAGTGCTCGcttggaggagggggtggaggagtagGAGCTGGGGCAGGAGCAGTAGGGTCAGGGggaactgtgtctctctctctccctccctgtgagAAGGGTGTGTTGGTGGATGATAGTAACTTTGAGCCAGAGTCTAAGATCATGTTTGTGGTGAATGCGGTATACGCTGTGGCCCACGCCCTCGATAAGATGCAGAGAACACTGTGTTCCAACACCAGCAAGCTCTGTGACAGCATGAAGGCTCTGGATGGACGCAAGCTCTACAGAGACTACCTCCTCAACATCAGCTTCACAG ctcccttctctcctcccggTATTGAGACCGTGGTGAAGTTTGATGCCTATGGCGACGGAATGGGACGCTACAACATCTTCAGTTACCAGCACAACGCTGATCGCTACGGATACGTGCCCATCGGTGAGTGGGCGGAGACTCTGAGCCTGAGCAGTGACCTGATTCGCTGGCCAAGGGAGATGGTGCCCCCCTCCCAGTGCAGCGACCCGTGTGCCCGCAACGAGATGAAAAAGATGCAGGctg GAGAGTACTGTTGTTGGATCTGTACGGCGTGTGAGGCTCATGAATACCTAGCTGATGAGTTCACCTGTTCGCCCTGCGCCCCTGGCCAGTGGCCCAGTGAAGATCTCACTTCCTGTTACGACCTGCCTGAGGACTACATCATGTGGGAGGACGCCTGGGCTATCGGACCAATCAGCATCGCTGTTGTTGG GTTCCTGTGTACATCTCTGGTGTTCTGGGTGTTTGTGAGACACAACAGCACGCCCCTGGTGAAGGCGTCAGGCAGAGAgttgtgttacattctcctgctgGGTGTCTTCATGTCCTACTCCCTCACCTTCCTCTTCCTGGCCAAGCCCTCGCCTGCTATCTGCGCCATGCGACGCCTCGGCCTCAGCACCTCATTTGCTGTCTGCTACTCTGCCCTGCTCACCAAGACCAATCGGATCGCCCGGATCTTCAGTGGGGTGAAGGATGGGGGCGGGACCACGAAGCCGCGCTTCATAAGCCCCACGTCCCAG gtGTTTATCTGTCTCAGCCTGATATCGGTCCAGTTAGTGATGGTGTCTGTGTGGTTGCTGCTGGAGGTTCCTGGTACCAGGAGGTTTACGTTACCGGAGCGACGGCAGACAGTGATCCTGAAGTGTAACGTCCGTGACTCCAGCATGCTGCTGTCGCTAGGATACGACGTGCTCCTGGTCATCCTGTGTACTGT GTACGCCTTCAAGACCAGGAAGTGTCCAGAGAACTTCAACGAGGCTAAGTTCATAGGTTTCACCATGTACACAACCTGTATCATCTGGCTGGCCTTCCTGCCCATATTCTACGTCACATCCAGTGACTACAGG gtCCAGACCACCACCATGTGTATCTCTGTCAGTCTCAGTGGCTTTGTGGTGCTGGGCTGTATGTTCGCTCCCAAGGTCCACATCATCATGTTCCAACCACAGAAGAACGTCACCAGTCTCCGCCTCAATATCAACCGCTTCAGTGTCAGTGGTCCTGCCACCACATACGCTTCACACG